One Geitlerinema sp. PCC 9228 genomic window, TAGAGACAGAAGAGTAGCGAGGAGGGGGGAGGAGGGGGAGAGACAACCAGAAGTTTTAGCTTGGGGGATTTATCGGTTTTGCAGTGCGGATTTCGTATTATCCACAACTACAGTCTGGTATATCGCAATTGCAATCTGGCATATCGCAATTACCAAAGTCAAATCCGCAATCTGGCGTATCGCAAAATTCCCCCTCACTGCTGCTATCGCCGCCAGTAGGAAAGTAGCAGCAGTTGCAGTTGAAGAACCTATCCTTTTTTTCTTTTTGGTTTTCTCTTCGGAGTTATCTTGCGCGTGTATTAGGACATTTGCCTGCTTGCAGTCTAACAAACGTTGCTGGAATTTTGGAATCGCTGCCACCAAACCTTTCTCTCGAACAACCGTCTGAAAGTATTGGGAACAAGAAGTTCCCCCATAAAGCGTTTTATGCGCACAGCGGA contains:
- the yidD gene encoding membrane protein insertion efficiency factor YidD, with the protein product MQENQPHPTPGFISRSVMALALIIRIFQGIGLASSLDKLAIALVSLYQRYLSPYKGFRCAHKTLYGGTSCSQYFQTVVREKGLVAAIPKFQQRLLDCKQANVLIHAQDNSEEKTKKKKRIGSSTATAATFLLAAIAAVRGNFAIRQIADLTLVIAICQIAIAIYQTVVVDNTKSALQNR